A portion of the Acidobacteriaceae bacterium genome contains these proteins:
- a CDS encoding S9 family peptidase, whose product MSRRCAITKSPKTAKRWSFATGTSAHPAEVNTLEAGKWTTLTETNPQVREWKLGQVKEISWKSSVDGRTIYGVLVLPAGYVKGHKYKTLVQFHGGPEGDWESGWLSSWHDWAQMMASHGFAVLLPNPRGSDGQGTAFTEANFQDWGGADFKDEMDGADYVVAQGIADKDKMVAGGWSYGGFMTSWTITHTNRFKAAIIGAGVTDLVSMATTTDIAPSFLDGYFGPFATHREMYRDHSPVTYLSDCVTPVLVVHGDADTRVPTFQGEEFYNGLRYMGRDAEMIRFPREPHVFAERDHQEALLTHVLDWFQSHLK is encoded by the coding sequence ATGAGTCGACGCTGCGCGATTACGAAGTCTCCAAAGACGGCAAAACGCTGGTCATTTGCCACGGGAACCTCGGCCCATCCGGCAGAAGTGAACACGCTGGAGGCCGGTAAGTGGACGACGCTGACCGAGACGAATCCGCAGGTGCGCGAGTGGAAGCTCGGGCAGGTGAAGGAGATCTCCTGGAAGAGCAGCGTGGATGGCCGCACCATCTATGGTGTGCTCGTTCTCCCCGCAGGCTACGTCAAGGGCCATAAGTACAAGACGCTGGTGCAGTTCCACGGCGGTCCGGAGGGCGACTGGGAGTCCGGCTGGCTAAGCTCCTGGCATGACTGGGCCCAAATGATGGCCTCGCATGGCTTCGCTGTCCTGCTGCCGAACCCCCGCGGCTCCGATGGACAGGGAACCGCGTTCACGGAAGCAAACTTCCAGGACTGGGGAGGCGCCGACTTCAAGGACGAGATGGATGGCGCGGACTACGTCGTCGCGCAGGGCATCGCGGACAAGGACAAGATGGTTGCCGGTGGCTGGAGCTACGGCGGCTTCATGACGTCGTGGACGATCACGCACACGAATCGTTTCAAAGCGGCCATTATCGGCGCTGGCGTGACAGACCTGGTCTCCATGGCGACAACCACCGACATCGCCCCAAGTTTCCTCGACGGCTACTTCGGCCCCTTCGCGACACACCGCGAAATGTACCGCGATCACTCACCGGTGACGTATCTAAGCGACTGCGTGACTCCGGTTCTCGTAGTGCACGGCGATGCCGACACCCGGGTGCCCACGTTCCAGGGCGAGGAGTTCTACAACGGGCTTCGTTATATGGGCCGGGATGCGGAGATGATTCGCTTTCCGCGTGAACCGCATGTGTTTGCCGAACGCGACCATCAGGAAGCGCTGCTGACGCATGTATTGGATTGGTTTCAGTCGCACCTGAAGTAG